From one Phocaeicola salanitronis DSM 18170 genomic stretch:
- a CDS encoding M3 family metallopeptidase, protein MENPFLLPYTTPHGTVPFDKITLPDYEPAIREGMRREDEEIEAIINNPEEPTFGNTIVALEQSGGLLDRVTTVMFNLMSAETCDELDAIAEKLMPELSEHSNNIGLNEKLFQRVKHVYEQRGQLDLTPEERQLLEKTYDGFVRNGANLSDAGKAEFRKLSMELSTLTLRFSQNHLKETNSYELDLTQEEDVDGLPESALEAAAQTAQEKGKTGWTFTLHAPSFVPFMKYSARRDLRKKLYLAYNTQCTHENGQNNLGIVKQLVNVRMQIAQLLGYTDFADYVLRKRMAENSRNVYRLLDQLLEAYTPTARKEVEETEALARETEGADFKLMPWDFAYYANKLRQRKYALDEEALRPYFELSHVIKGVFGLATRLYGITFKENPDIPVYHPDVKAYEVYDKDGSYLAVLYADFHPRAGKKSGAWMTSYKEQWKEADGTNSRPHVSVTMNFTKPTPDKPALLTFQEVTTFLHEFGHALHGMFADTRFKSMSGTNVYWDFVELPSQIMENFAIEKEFLHTFATHYQTGENLPDEWIRRIVDASNFNVAYACLRQVSFGLLDMAWYTRRTLFEGDVRAYEQEAWKRAQTLPTVPDTCMSVQFGHIMSGGYAAGYYSYKWAEVLDADAFSVFKEKGIFNAETAQSFRENILSKGGTEHPMTLYKRFRGQEPTIDALLKRNGII, encoded by the coding sequence ATGGAAAATCCTTTCTTATTACCTTATACGACCCCACACGGGACGGTCCCTTTCGACAAAATCACCTTGCCCGACTATGAGCCTGCCATCCGCGAAGGCATGCGCCGGGAAGACGAAGAAATCGAAGCCATTATCAACAACCCGGAAGAACCCACGTTCGGCAATACCATCGTGGCACTGGAACAGTCGGGCGGATTGCTCGACCGGGTCACAACGGTCATGTTCAACCTGATGAGCGCCGAGACCTGCGATGAACTGGACGCCATCGCCGAAAAGCTCATGCCCGAACTCTCGGAGCACAGCAACAACATCGGACTGAACGAAAAACTTTTCCAACGCGTCAAGCACGTATATGAGCAACGCGGACAACTGGACCTCACGCCCGAAGAACGCCAGTTGCTAGAGAAGACCTACGACGGATTCGTGCGGAACGGAGCCAACCTTTCGGATGCCGGAAAAGCCGAGTTCCGCAAGCTGAGCATGGAGCTGAGCACGCTCACCCTGCGCTTCTCGCAAAACCACCTGAAGGAAACCAACAGCTACGAACTGGACCTGACACAAGAAGAAGACGTAGACGGACTTCCGGAAAGCGCCCTCGAAGCCGCGGCACAGACGGCACAAGAAAAAGGGAAGACGGGATGGACTTTCACCCTGCACGCCCCCAGCTTCGTGCCCTTTATGAAATACAGCGCCCGCAGGGACTTACGGAAAAAACTTTACCTTGCCTACAACACCCAATGTACGCACGAGAACGGGCAAAACAACCTCGGCATCGTGAAGCAACTGGTGAACGTGCGCATGCAAATCGCCCAGCTCTTGGGTTACACCGACTTTGCCGACTACGTATTGCGCAAACGCATGGCGGAGAACAGCCGGAACGTCTACCGCCTCCTCGACCAATTGCTGGAAGCCTATACCCCCACCGCACGCAAGGAAGTGGAAGAAACAGAAGCCCTGGCACGCGAGACCGAAGGAGCGGATTTCAAACTGATGCCCTGGGATTTCGCGTATTACGCCAACAAGCTCCGCCAAAGGAAATACGCCCTCGACGAAGAAGCGCTCCGCCCTTACTTCGAGCTAAGCCACGTAATCAAAGGCGTATTCGGGCTTGCCACCCGCCTGTACGGAATCACCTTCAAAGAGAATCCGGACATTCCGGTCTATCACCCCGATGTCAAAGCCTACGAAGTATACGATAAAGACGGAAGCTACCTGGCGGTGCTCTACGCCGACTTCCACCCGCGTGCCGGAAAGAAATCGGGCGCCTGGATGACCAGCTACAAAGAGCAATGGAAAGAAGCCGACGGAACCAATAGCCGCCCGCATGTATCGGTCACGATGAACTTTACGAAACCTACTCCCGACAAGCCGGCATTGCTGACCTTCCAGGAAGTGACCACGTTCTTGCACGAATTCGGGCATGCCCTGCATGGCATGTTCGCCGACACGCGCTTCAAAAGCATGAGCGGCACCAATGTTTATTGGGATTTTGTGGAACTTCCTTCGCAAATTATGGAAAACTTTGCCATTGAAAAGGAATTTCTTCATACCTTTGCAACGCATTATCAAACAGGAGAAAACCTTCCGGACGAATGGATTAGGCGGATTGTAGACGCTTCCAACTTCAACGTGGCATACGCCTGCCTCCGCCAAGTAAGCTTCGGGCTGCTCGACATGGCATGGTACACCCGCCGCACACTTTTCGAAGGAGATGTACGCGCCTACGAACAAGAAGCGTGGAAACGTGCCCAAACCCTGCCTACGGTGCCCGACACCTGCATGAGTGTCCAGTTCGGCCACATCATGTCGGGAGGATATGCCGCCGGATACTACAGTTACAAATGGGCGGAAGTGCTGGATGCCGACGCGTTCTCGGTATTCAAGGAAAAAGGGATTTTCAATGCGGAAACAGCCCAATCGTTCCGCGAGAACATCCTGTCAAAAGGCGGGACAGAACACCCGATGACGCTATACAAGCGTTTCCGGGGACAAGAGCCTACAATAGACGCATTGCTGAAACGGAATGGAATCATATAA
- a CDS encoding dCMP deaminase family protein has protein sequence MEANDNKQEILDKRYMRMATIWAENSYCTRRKVGALIVKDKMIISDGYNGTPAGFENVCEDENGLTKPYVLHAEANAITKIARSNNSSEGATLYVTASPCIECAKLIIQAGIKRVVYAEKYRLEDGLDLLKRANIEVAFLNLNE, from the coding sequence ATGGAAGCAAACGATAACAAACAAGAAATATTAGACAAACGCTACATGCGCATGGCCACTATCTGGGCCGAAAACTCCTATTGCACCCGAAGGAAAGTAGGAGCCTTGATCGTAAAAGACAAAATGATTATTTCCGACGGATATAACGGGACTCCGGCAGGATTTGAGAACGTATGCGAAGACGAAAACGGACTGACCAAGCCCTACGTACTGCATGCCGAAGCCAATGCCATCACCAAAATAGCGCGCTCGAACAACAGCAGCGAAGGAGCTACCCTCTATGTAACCGCCTCCCCTTGCATCGAATGTGCCAAACTTATCATCCAGGCAGGCATCAAGCGCGTGGTATATGCGGAGAAATACCGCCTGGAAGACGGGCTCGACCTCTTGAAACGTGCGAATATCGAAGTGGCATTTTTAAACCTTAATGAATAA
- a CDS encoding MarC family protein, which produces MGRLDLQECISAFIVLFAVIDIIGAVPIILDLKQKGRAVNAWQATLIATALLVGFFFAGDMMLKLFQVDIASFAVAGAFVIFLMSLEMILDIEIFKNTGPIKEATLVPLVFPLLAGAGSFTTLLSLRAEYATVNILVALFLNMGWVYLVLKMTDRVERLLGKGGIYIIRKFFGIILLAISVRLFTANITSLIEQFH; this is translated from the coding sequence ATGGGAAGATTGGATTTACAAGAATGCATCAGCGCGTTTATCGTCTTGTTTGCGGTGATTGACATTATCGGGGCGGTGCCTATTATACTGGATTTGAAGCAAAAAGGGCGTGCGGTCAATGCCTGGCAGGCGACCTTGATTGCTACGGCGTTGCTGGTAGGCTTCTTTTTTGCCGGCGACATGATGCTGAAGCTCTTTCAGGTCGACATCGCTTCGTTTGCGGTGGCGGGTGCGTTTGTGATTTTCCTGATGTCGCTCGAAATGATTCTGGATATTGAGATTTTCAAGAATACAGGGCCGATCAAGGAGGCTACCCTTGTGCCGTTGGTTTTCCCGCTATTGGCGGGGGCAGGTTCGTTCACTACGTTGCTCTCCCTCCGTGCGGAGTATGCTACCGTTAACATTCTGGTTGCTTTGTTCCTCAACATGGGATGGGTGTATCTGGTGCTGAAGATGACCGACCGTGTGGAGCGGCTGCTGGGAAAGGGAGGCATTTACATCATCCGCAAATTCTTCGGGATTATCCTGCTGGCGATATCGGTCCGCCTGTTTACGGCGAATATCACCTCGCTTATCGAGCAGTTTCATTGA
- a CDS encoding YgiQ family radical SAM protein, giving the protein MRNYQLTDWLPTTKKEVELRGWDGLDVILFSGDAYIDHPSFGAAVIGRILEAEGLKVAIVPQPNWRDDLRDFKKLGKPRLFFGVSAGSMDSMVNKYTANKRLRSEDAYTPDGRHDMRPEYPSIVYTRILKELYPDVPVVLGGIEASLRRLTHYDYWQDKVRPSILIDSKADLLIYGMGEKPIVELCRRMEAVPVLPTDIPQTAYLVPSKDFRPTETDMRLFSHEECLADKRKQAQNFRHIEEESNKYEAARIWQETGGRTVVVNPPYPPLTQGELDRSFDLPYTRLPHPKYKGKRIPAYDMIKFSVNLHRGCFGGCAFCTISAHQGKFIVSRSKESILKEVKAITEMPDFKGYLSDLGGPSANMYAMHGTDETLCRKCKRPSCVHPKICPNLNTDHRPLLDIYRSVDAMPGIKKSFIGSGVRYDLLLHKSKDPAINRSTAEYTRELIVKHVSGRLKVAPEHTSLRVLDIMRKPPFEQFYEFKRIFDRLNRELNLRQQLIPYFISSHPGCTEEDMAELAVITKRLDFHLEQVQDFTPTPMTVATETWYTGIHPYTLEPVFSAKTQKEKLAQRMFFFWYKPEERPHIIRELRRIGRSDLIQKLY; this is encoded by the coding sequence TTGAGGAACTATCAACTGACCGACTGGTTGCCCACGACCAAGAAAGAAGTGGAACTGAGAGGCTGGGACGGACTGGACGTCATCCTGTTCAGCGGCGACGCCTATATCGACCACCCCTCGTTCGGAGCCGCCGTTATCGGGCGCATCTTGGAAGCGGAAGGGCTGAAGGTGGCAATCGTGCCCCAACCCAACTGGCGCGACGACCTGCGCGACTTCAAGAAACTGGGCAAGCCACGGCTTTTCTTCGGCGTAAGCGCAGGAAGCATGGACAGCATGGTCAACAAATACACCGCCAACAAACGCTTGCGGAGCGAAGACGCCTATACGCCCGACGGACGCCACGACATGCGCCCCGAATACCCGAGCATCGTCTACACCCGCATCCTGAAAGAGCTGTACCCCGACGTGCCCGTCGTGCTGGGAGGTATCGAAGCCTCGCTCCGCCGCCTGACGCATTACGACTACTGGCAGGACAAAGTGCGCCCGTCTATCCTGATTGACTCGAAAGCCGACCTGCTGATATACGGCATGGGCGAAAAACCCATCGTGGAACTGTGCCGGCGCATGGAAGCTGTGCCTGTATTGCCTACCGATATTCCACAAACAGCATACCTTGTCCCCAGCAAGGACTTCCGCCCTACGGAAACCGACATGCGCCTCTTCTCGCACGAAGAATGCCTTGCCGACAAGCGCAAGCAAGCACAGAACTTCCGCCACATCGAGGAAGAATCGAACAAATACGAAGCGGCACGTATCTGGCAAGAGACAGGCGGCCGGACGGTGGTGGTCAACCCGCCTTATCCGCCCCTGACGCAAGGCGAACTGGACCGTTCGTTCGACCTGCCCTACACGCGCCTGCCCCACCCCAAATACAAAGGGAAACGCATCCCGGCGTATGATATGATTAAGTTTTCGGTGAACCTCCACCGCGGCTGCTTCGGAGGATGCGCCTTCTGCACCATCTCGGCACATCAGGGCAAGTTCATCGTGAGCCGGAGCAAGGAGAGCATCCTGAAAGAAGTGAAAGCCATTACCGAGATGCCCGACTTCAAGGGATACCTGAGCGACCTGGGAGGCCCCTCGGCAAATATGTACGCCATGCACGGCACGGACGAGACCCTCTGCCGGAAATGCAAGCGCCCCTCGTGCGTGCATCCGAAAATCTGCCCGAACCTGAACACCGACCACCGCCCGCTGCTGGACATCTACCGCAGCGTGGACGCGATGCCGGGCATCAAGAAAAGCTTTATCGGAAGCGGCGTGCGCTACGACCTGCTCCTGCACAAAAGCAAAGACCCCGCCATAAATCGGAGTACCGCCGAATACACCCGCGAACTCATCGTGAAACATGTAAGCGGACGCCTGAAGGTAGCACCCGAACATACAAGCCTGCGGGTATTGGACATCATGCGCAAGCCCCCGTTCGAGCAATTCTACGAATTCAAACGCATCTTCGACCGCCTGAACCGCGAATTGAACCTGCGCCAACAGCTCATCCCCTACTTCATCAGCAGCCACCCCGGATGCACCGAAGAAGACATGGCGGAACTGGCGGTCATCACCAAACGGCTGGACTTCCACCTGGAACAAGTGCAAGACTTCACGCCCACCCCCATGACCGTAGCCACGGAAACATGGTACACGGGCATACATCCCTATACGCTGGAGCCGGTCTTCTCGGCAAAGACGCAAAAGGAAAAGCTCGCCCAGCGCATGTTCTTTTTCTGGTACAAGCCCGAAGAACGCCCGCACATCATCCGCGAGCTAAGGCGCATCGGACGAAGCGACCTGATACAGAAGCTCTATTGA
- a CDS encoding Crp/Fnr family transcriptional regulator, whose translation MEENSMYDKLLLLPLFQGLCKEDFTNILEKVKLHFQKYPTGHYIARQDDACNSLTFVLQGKVLSESTDKTHHYTLYETLDAPHVIEPYSLFGMHPQYNASYSALSSTHIVTIDKSYVLAELSKYTIFQLNFVNLLCNRTQTFYRRMWNTHIGNTQEKIINFLLLRCATTSGYKKLHARMEDLANLLDDTRINISKVLNDWKQQGLVSLSRREIEIPDMNALLTHNQSTDNI comes from the coding sequence ATGGAAGAAAACAGTATGTACGACAAGCTTTTATTGCTTCCTTTGTTCCAAGGCCTCTGCAAAGAAGACTTTACAAACATATTGGAAAAAGTAAAACTGCATTTTCAGAAATACCCTACAGGACATTATATCGCCAGACAAGACGACGCATGCAACAGCCTTACCTTCGTCTTGCAAGGCAAAGTGCTGTCCGAATCGACAGACAAGACACACCATTACACGCTTTACGAAACCCTGGACGCCCCGCATGTCATCGAGCCTTATTCGCTATTCGGCATGCATCCGCAATACAACGCTTCCTATTCCGCTTTGAGCAGCACCCACATCGTCACAATCGACAAATCGTATGTGCTGGCGGAATTAAGCAAATACACCATTTTCCAGCTCAACTTCGTGAACCTGCTCTGCAACCGCACCCAGACGTTCTACCGCCGCATGTGGAACACACACATCGGCAACACGCAGGAAAAAATCATCAACTTCCTGCTCCTGCGGTGTGCCACAACCTCCGGCTATAAAAAGCTTCACGCCCGGATGGAAGACCTCGCCAACCTGCTCGACGACACACGCATCAACATCTCGAAAGTGTTGAACGACTGGAAACAACAAGGACTGGTATCACTCAGCCGGAGGGAAATCGAGATTCCGGACATGAACGCCCTGCTCACGCATAACCAATCTACAGACAATATATAA
- a CDS encoding citrate/2-methylcitrate synthase — protein sequence MKKEYIVYKLSECAKQACRIDNELFTKYNVKRGLRNEDGTGVLVGLTKIGNVVGYERTEEGLKPIPGKLFYRGYDLADIVHALLKEKRFGFEEVAYLLLSGELPDNEQLDAFKELINDNMPLDKKTTMNIIDLEGQNIMNILARSVLEMYTFDPNPDDISRDNLMRQSIELISKFPTIIAYAYNIYRHSIHGRSLHIRHPHENLSIAENFLYMMKKEYTPLEARMLDLLLVLQAEHGGGNNSTFTVRVTSSTRTDTYSSIAAGIGSLKGPLHGGANIQMVKMFHHLKEVISDWTNIDEIDTYLIRMLHKEAYDGSGLIYGIGHAVYTISDPRAVLLKELASELVAEKGCEKEFAFLELLEQRAIECFKKVKGTKKQVCSNVDFYSGFIYEMIGLPIEIYTPLFAMARIVGWTAHRIEELNFEGRRIIRPAYKNVLEEVTYTPIGER from the coding sequence ATGAAAAAAGAATACATCGTATACAAGCTTTCGGAATGCGCCAAGCAGGCTTGCCGCATCGACAATGAACTATTTACGAAATACAACGTGAAACGCGGGCTGCGCAACGAAGACGGGACCGGCGTGCTGGTAGGACTGACCAAGATAGGCAACGTAGTGGGATATGAACGTACGGAAGAAGGGCTGAAACCGATTCCCGGAAAACTCTTTTACCGGGGATACGACCTTGCCGACATCGTACATGCCCTGCTAAAGGAAAAACGCTTCGGATTCGAAGAAGTAGCATACCTGCTCCTTTCGGGAGAACTGCCCGACAACGAACAGCTGGATGCCTTCAAGGAACTGATAAACGACAACATGCCGCTCGACAAGAAGACAACCATGAACATCATCGACCTGGAAGGACAGAACATCATGAACATCCTCGCGCGCAGCGTGCTGGAAATGTACACGTTCGACCCCAACCCCGATGACATCTCGCGCGACAACCTGATGCGCCAGTCCATCGAACTCATCTCGAAGTTCCCTACCATCATCGCATACGCCTACAACATTTACCGGCACAGCATACACGGCCGTTCGCTCCACATCCGGCACCCGCATGAAAACCTGTCGATAGCCGAAAACTTCCTTTACATGATGAAAAAGGAATATACCCCTCTGGAAGCGCGGATGCTCGACCTGCTGCTGGTGCTTCAGGCAGAACACGGAGGAGGAAACAACTCCACCTTCACCGTACGTGTCACCAGCTCTACCCGCACCGACACCTATTCGAGCATTGCAGCCGGCATCGGCTCGCTGAAAGGCCCGCTACACGGCGGAGCCAATATCCAGATGGTAAAGATGTTCCACCACCTGAAAGAGGTCATCTCCGACTGGACCAACATCGACGAAATAGACACCTACCTGATACGGATGCTGCACAAAGAGGCATACGACGGGAGCGGACTGATTTACGGAATCGGCCATGCCGTATATACTATTTCCGACCCGCGTGCCGTGCTTCTGAAAGAACTTGCCAGCGAACTGGTAGCCGAAAAAGGGTGCGAAAAAGAATTTGCCTTCCTGGAATTGCTGGAACAACGCGCCATTGAATGTTTCAAGAAAGTAAAGGGCACAAAGAAACAAGTATGCTCGAACGTGGACTTCTATTCCGGCTTTATCTACGAAATGATTGGGCTGCCGATAGAAATCTACACACCGCTCTTTGCCATGGCGCGCATCGTAGGCTGGACCGCCCACCGCATCGAAGAACTGAACTTCGAAGGAAGACGCATCATCCGGCCGGCATACAAAAACGTATTGGAAGAAGTAACGTACACGCCGATAGGAGAAAGGTAA
- a CDS encoding DUF4847 family protein — protein MKKYISYIGICLAILLSGCNQEDDVFEIFASGQTWHWIGSYDTNNWEDDNKSTSSLTRSELAQITQDKEKYVIRFSKDGTVEGQGNAFTFTGTWSANGKDRSFSIRVNANGTPSGLDKTFFDEISNAKFYRGDSRNFIKLFDMDKKHFIQFCPVDLFRN, from the coding sequence ATGAAAAAATACATCTCATACATCGGAATATGCCTGGCAATCCTGCTGAGCGGATGCAATCAAGAAGATGATGTCTTCGAGATTTTCGCCAGCGGACAAACCTGGCACTGGATTGGTTCGTACGACACCAATAATTGGGAAGATGATAATAAGTCCACCTCCTCCCTTACCCGAAGCGAGCTGGCACAAATCACCCAAGACAAGGAAAAATACGTGATCCGTTTCTCGAAAGACGGGACGGTGGAAGGGCAGGGAAACGCGTTTACCTTTACCGGCACGTGGAGCGCAAACGGAAAAGACCGGAGCTTCTCGATACGCGTCAACGCCAATGGTACGCCCAGCGGACTCGACAAGACGTTTTTCGATGAAATCAGCAATGCCAAGTTCTATCGGGGAGACTCAAGGAATTTCATCAAACTTTTCGACATGGACAAAAAACATTTCATCCAGTTCTGCCCGGTAGATTTATTCAGGAACTAA
- a CDS encoding adenosylcobalamin-dependent ribonucleoside-diphosphate reductase, which translates to MEKQTYSYDEAYDASLDYFKGDELAARVWVNKYAVKDSFGHIYEKSPEDMHWRIANEVARIEAKYPNGLSAQELFGLFDHFKYIIPQGSPMTGIGNDYQIASLSNCFVIGLDGSADSYGAIIRIDEEQVQLMKRRGGVGHDLSHIRPKGSPVKNSALTSTGLVPFMERYSNSTREVAQDGRRGALMMTVSIKHPDSEAFIDAKMTEGKVTGANVSVKLDDEFMEAAVENRPYVQQFPIGSPHPMVKKEIDASALWKKIVHNAWKSAEPGVLFWDTILRESVPDCYADLGFRTVSTNPCGEIPLCPYDSCRLLAINLYSYVVNPFTPEAYFDFDLFKKHVALAQRIMDDIIDLELEKIEKIMEKIDSDPESEEVKGTERHLWEKIYRKSGMGRRTGVGITAEGDMLAALGLRYGTEEATEFAERVQKTIALEAYRSSVVMAKERGAFEIYDTEREKDNPFVNRLREADPGLYEEMKKYGRRNIACLTIAPTGTTSLMTQTTSGIEPVFMPVYKRRRKVNPNDENVRIDFVDETGDAFEEYLVFHHKFLAWMKVNGYDPDKHYTQEEIDDLVAKSPYYKATSNDVDWLMKVKMQGRIQKWVDHSISVTINLPNNVDEELVNRLYVEAWRSGCKGCTVYRDGSRAGVLLSAKKKDDKKEEECHCKPPQVTEVRPRVLEADVVRFQNNKEKWVAFVGLLDGYPYEIFTGLQDDDEGIVLPKSVVRGRIIKNYDENGVKRYDFQFENKRGYKMTIEGLSERFNKEYWNYAKLISGVLRYRMPIEQVIKLVNSLQLDSENINTWKNGVSRALKKYVLDGTEAKGMKCPNCGNETLVYQEGCLICKTCGSSRCG; encoded by the coding sequence GTGGAAAAACAAACGTACAGTTACGACGAGGCATACGATGCTTCGTTGGATTATTTTAAAGGAGACGAGCTTGCCGCCCGCGTGTGGGTGAACAAGTATGCCGTGAAGGATTCTTTCGGGCATATCTATGAGAAATCGCCCGAAGACATGCATTGGCGCATTGCGAATGAAGTGGCACGCATCGAGGCCAAGTATCCGAACGGATTGAGCGCGCAGGAGCTGTTCGGCTTGTTCGATCATTTCAAGTACATTATTCCGCAGGGAAGTCCGATGACGGGCATTGGGAATGACTATCAGATTGCTTCGTTGTCGAACTGCTTCGTAATCGGGCTGGACGGATCCGCCGATTCGTATGGGGCCATCATCCGCATCGACGAGGAGCAGGTACAGCTGATGAAGCGCCGCGGAGGGGTAGGGCACGACCTGTCGCACATCCGCCCGAAAGGTTCGCCGGTAAAGAACTCGGCGTTGACTTCTACCGGGCTGGTGCCATTTATGGAGCGTTATTCCAACTCTACGCGCGAGGTGGCGCAAGACGGACGCCGCGGGGCGCTGATGATGACGGTATCTATCAAGCATCCCGACTCGGAAGCTTTCATCGATGCCAAGATGACCGAAGGAAAGGTTACGGGAGCCAATGTGTCGGTGAAGCTGGACGATGAGTTTATGGAAGCTGCCGTGGAAAACCGCCCGTATGTGCAGCAGTTCCCTATCGGTTCGCCTCATCCGATGGTGAAGAAAGAGATTGACGCTTCGGCTTTGTGGAAGAAAATCGTGCACAACGCGTGGAAGTCGGCAGAGCCGGGCGTGTTGTTCTGGGACACGATTCTCCGCGAGTCGGTGCCCGATTGTTATGCCGACTTGGGTTTCCGCACCGTGTCTACCAACCCGTGCGGCGAAATCCCTCTGTGCCCGTACGATTCTTGCCGTCTGCTTGCCATCAACCTGTATTCGTATGTGGTCAATCCGTTTACTCCGGAGGCTTATTTCGATTTTGATTTGTTCAAGAAGCACGTGGCTTTGGCACAGCGCATCATGGACGACATCATCGACCTGGAGCTGGAAAAGATAGAGAAAATCATGGAAAAGATAGATTCCGACCCCGAAAGCGAAGAAGTGAAAGGTACGGAGCGCCATTTGTGGGAAAAGATTTACCGCAAGTCGGGCATGGGACGCCGTACGGGCGTGGGCATCACTGCCGAAGGCGACATGCTGGCGGCTTTGGGATTGCGCTACGGGACGGAAGAGGCGACCGAGTTTGCCGAGCGGGTGCAGAAAACCATTGCGTTGGAGGCATACCGTTCTTCGGTTGTTATGGCAAAGGAACGTGGCGCGTTCGAGATTTACGATACGGAACGCGAGAAGGACAATCCGTTCGTGAACCGCTTGCGTGAAGCCGACCCCGGGCTTTATGAGGAGATGAAGAAGTACGGCCGGCGTAACATCGCGTGCCTGACCATTGCTCCTACGGGGACCACCAGCCTGATGACGCAGACCACTTCGGGCATTGAGCCGGTGTTTATGCCGGTTTACAAGCGCCGGCGCAAGGTGAATCCGAATGACGAGAACGTGCGCATCGACTTTGTGGACGAAACGGGAGACGCTTTCGAGGAATATCTGGTGTTCCATCACAAGTTCCTGGCGTGGATGAAGGTGAACGGTTATGACCCTGACAAGCATTACACGCAAGAGGAAATTGACGACCTGGTGGCGAAATCTCCTTATTATAAAGCGACTTCGAACGACGTGGACTGGCTGATGAAGGTCAAGATGCAGGGACGCATCCAGAAATGGGTGGACCATTCGATTAGCGTGACCATCAATTTGCCGAACAACGTAGACGAAGAGTTGGTGAACCGCCTGTATGTAGAGGCATGGCGGTCGGGCTGCAAGGGATGTACGGTGTACCGCGACGGTTCGCGTGCAGGCGTGTTGCTTTCTGCCAAGAAGAAAGACGACAAGAAAGAGGAAGAATGCCATTGCAAGCCTCCTCAGGTAACGGAAGTCCGCCCGCGTGTGCTCGAAGCCGATGTGGTGCGTTTCCAGAACAACAAGGAGAAATGGGTGGCGTTCGTCGGTCTGCTCGACGGTTATCCTTACGAAATATTTACCGGTCTGCAAGATGATGACGAGGGCATTGTATTGCCGAAATCGGTAGTCCGTGGCCGCATCATCAAGAATTATGACGAGAACGGCGTGAAGCGTTATGATTTCCAGTTCGAGAACAAGCGTGGATATAAGATGACGATTGAAGGATTGTCCGAGCGCTTCAACAAGGAGTATTGGAATTATGCGAAACTGATTTCAGGCGTGTTGCGCTACCGGATGCCTATCGAACAGGTTATCAAGTTGGTCAATTCGCTCCAGCTCGATAGTGAGAATATCAATACGTGGAAGAACGGTGTGTCGCGTGCATTAAAGAAATATGTGCTCGACGGCACGGAAGCCAAAGGCATGAAATGCCCGAATTGCGGCAATGAGACCTTGGTTTATCAGGAAGGTTGCCTGATTTGCAAGACTTGTGGTTCTTCGCGTTGCGGATGA
- the folB gene encoding dihydroneopterin aldolase → MKAEAMYIRLDGLKFYARHGVFPQETRVGAEFTVDLCLRTDFSQAAETDALEGTVSYAEVFERVKAEMEIPSRLLEHVVYRIARRLLDDFPNVMEVTIGLYKQNPPMGADCRRVGVEARYARN, encoded by the coding sequence ATGAAAGCGGAAGCGATGTATATCCGTCTGGACGGGTTGAAATTTTATGCCCGTCATGGTGTGTTTCCTCAAGAAACGCGTGTAGGTGCGGAGTTTACCGTCGACCTGTGTTTGCGTACCGATTTCTCGCAAGCGGCGGAGACCGATGCCTTGGAGGGAACTGTCAGTTATGCGGAGGTGTTCGAGCGGGTAAAGGCGGAAATGGAAATTCCTTCCCGTCTGCTGGAGCATGTCGTTTATCGGATAGCCCGCCGCCTGCTGGACGATTTCCCTAATGTCATGGAAGTCACTATCGGCCTGTATAAGCAGAACCCGCCCATGGGAGCCGATTGCCGCCGGGTGGGGGTAGAGGCGAGGTATGCACGGAATTAG
- a CDS encoding PaaI family thioesterase, with the protein MEETVKHHLLDRVKKNPYVNHLEIDFQEIEEGRVVGRMPLKPEQRQYSGVVHGGVLAAFADTVAGFAAYTMTPTDRDVLTAELKTSFLRAAWGDELVGIGTVVKSGLNLQFAECEIYCDGKLVSKASGTFCVVHSLI; encoded by the coding sequence ATGGAAGAAACAGTAAAACATCATTTGTTGGACCGGGTGAAGAAGAACCCGTATGTCAATCATTTGGAGATTGATTTTCAAGAGATAGAAGAAGGCCGTGTGGTAGGGCGCATGCCGTTGAAGCCCGAACAGCGCCAGTATAGCGGAGTGGTGCACGGAGGGGTGTTGGCGGCATTTGCCGATACGGTAGCCGGATTTGCGGCTTATACGATGACGCCTACCGACCGGGATGTGCTGACGGCAGAGCTGAAGACTTCGTTCTTGCGTGCGGCATGGGGCGACGAGCTGGTAGGGATAGGCACCGTCGTGAAATCGGGGTTGAACTTGCAGTTTGCCGAGTGTGAAATCTATTGCGACGGCAAGCTGGTGAGCAAGGCTTCGGGGACATTTTGTGTGGTGCATTCTCTGATTTAG